Proteins from a genomic interval of Salvelinus alpinus chromosome 7, SLU_Salpinus.1, whole genome shotgun sequence:
- the LOC139580352 gene encoding putative nuclease HARBI1, with translation MKAQNCVFLSALTMACPFVRDVVDEEALVLRRAFRRERVFRDRLDPLAFPDDHLYERYRFSADGIRYLCRLLGPRIKHRTARSHALSVEQMVCVALRFFASGAFLYSVGDAEQLNKATICRTIRSVCLAIKALADVFISFPGHRRLCDIKEEFYRIAGFPNVIGAVDCTHIRIKAPSGAHEADFVNRKSFHSINVQMVCNADCVISNVVAKWPGSVHDSRIFRASEIYQCLSQGEFSGVLLGDRGYGCQPFLLTPFTDPQEAQQAYNHAHARTRARVEMTFGLLKARFHCLHKLRVSPVRACDITVACAVLHNVACLRKERAPRVPPAMDWDNPAIFPDDDSGRLLRDQYVLNYFS, from the exons atgaaggcccaaaattgtgtgttcctttctgctctgacaatggcatgcccattcgtgcgagatgtggtggatgaagaagcacttgtgctgaggagagccttcaggcgagaaagggtcttcagggaccggttggacccactggccttccctgatgaccatctatatgaaagatacaggttttctgcagatggcatcaggtatctatgcagactactgggtcccaggattaagcaccgcactgcacggagccatgcactgagtgtggagcaaatggtttgtgtggccttgcgcttttttgctagtggagccttcctgtactcagtgggggatgcagaacagctgaacaaggccacaatttgccgcacaataaggagtgtgtgtctggctatcaaagcattagcagatgtcttcatctccttccctggccacagaagactctgtgacatcaaagaggagttctataggattgcag gtttccccaatgtcattggtgcagtggactgcacacacataaggataaaagccccctcaggtgcccatgaggctgattttgtgaataggaaatcctttcacagcattaatgttcag atggtctgcaatgctgactgtgtgatcagcaatgttgtggcaaaatggcctggctcagtccatgactccagaatctttcgggcctctgaaatctatcagtgcctatcacaag gtgaattctctggtgtgttgctgggagacagggggtatggctgccagccttttctcctgacacctttcacagacccccaggaagcacagcaggcctacaaccatgcccatgccaggaccagggccagagttgaaatgacctttggcctcctgaaggcacgctttcactgccttcacaaattaagggtcagccctgttagggcatgtgatattactgtggcttgtgctgtcctccacaatgtggcctgcctgaggaaggagagggcccccagagtgccaccagccatggactgggacaatccggcaatcttccctgatgacgacagtggtcggctgctgagggaccaatatgtgttgaattattttagttag